The proteins below come from a single Oncorhynchus nerka isolate Pitt River unplaced genomic scaffold, Oner_Uvic_2.0 unplaced_scaffold_761, whole genome shotgun sequence genomic window:
- the LOC135571113 gene encoding NLR family CARD domain-containing protein 3-like yields the protein MKSDGSMDHFYDCEDGDFSAFTGPIKQERPASPVPSCVSMKSNRSMELPEVFREGDFSTEQSPIKQERPASPVPSCVSMKSGWSMDKPLYFREGDFSTEQRNQQERSESEILSGQSSQSHQTDLASIFSLLEEKIMIFVKNELKMFKRILSPELPEGFESQKQDKEVVDAEDEKQESSAREGALKITLHILRKMNQKELADTLEKYSDELAVICQRELKSNLKKKFQCVFEGIAKQGNPTLLNKIYTELYITEGGTGEVNNEHELRQIETTTRKQARPETAIKCNDIFKPLTGQDKRIRTVLTKGVAGIGKTVSVQKFILDWAEGNANQDVQFVFSFPFRELNLMKGDKHTFIELLNHFSMETKLSRISNYDKYKVLFIFDGLDECRLPLDFQKNKICWDVTESTSVDVLLTNLIRGNLLPSALLWITTRPAAANKIPSGCVDQVTEVRGFNDPQKEEYFRKRFSDEDMASRIISHIKTSRSLHIMCHIPVFCWISATVLEHMLKHKREEMPKTLTEMYTHLVEFHTKQKTEKYLGKEETGPHWNKESILSLGKLAFQQLVNGNLIFYEEDLKEAGIDVNEASVYSGLCTQLFKEECGLYQDKVYCFVHLSIQEFLAAVYVFLSFINNNENLMDKLQTKDNTEVTVYKSAVDKALQSETGNLDLFLRFLLGLSMESNQKHLRGLLTKTRISSQSHEETVKYIKEKIRENPSPERSINLFHCLNELNDHSLVEEIQRYLRSGSLSRPKLSPAQWSALVFVLLTSEKELDVFDLKKYSRSEEGLLRLLPVVKASRAVLLSGCGVTEEGCASLVSALRSNPSHLRELDLSNNDLKDSGVKLLSAGLGNLHCKLETLRLSGCLVTEEGCASLVSALRSNPSHLRELDLSNNDLSDSGVELLSAGLGNPHCKLETLRLSGCLVTEEGCASLVSALRSNPSHLRELDLSYNHPGDSGVRLLSTGLEDPHCRLEKLNVEHGGENRMKPGLRKYVCDLTLDLNTVNRLLSLSEVNRKVTCRTEEQPYPDHPERFEDCGQVLCREGLTGRCYWEVERSGEAVIGVTYKGINRRGRGRDCWLGYNDKSWSLFCSDNSYSACHNNITTTIDVPSSSSHRVGVYLDWPAGTLSFYRASSDTLTHLITFTSTFTEPLYPGFRVWWDEGDSVSLCQ from the exons atgaagagtgacgggTCTATGGACCATTTCTATGATTGCGAAGATGGAGACTTTTCTGCATTTACAGG cccaatcaagcaggagagaccagcctcccctgttcccagctgtgtgtccatgaagagtaaCCGGTCTATGGAACTACCTGAggtgtttagagagggagacttttctactgaacaaag tccaatcaagcaggagagaccagcctcccctgttcccagctgtgtgtccatgaagagtggcTGGTCTATGGATAAACCTCTAtactttagagagggagacttttctactgaacaaag aaaccaacaggagagatcagagtcagagattctcagtggtcagtcttcccagagtcatcaaacagacctggcctccatattcagt ttgcttgaagagaaaattatgatatttgtgaagaacgagctgaagatgttcaagaggattcttagtccagaactcccagaaggctttgagagtcagaagcaggataaggaagtggtggatgctgaagatgagaagcaggagagcagtgccagagagggggctctgaagatcacactgcacatcctgaggaaaatgaaccagaaggagcttgctgacacactggagaaat ATTCAGATGAGCtcgctgtgatttgccaacgtgaactcaaatctaatctaaagaagaagtttcaatgtgtatttgaggggatcgctaaacaaggaaacccaacacttctcaataagatctacacagagctctacatcacagagggtggaacaggagaggtcaataatgaacatgagttgagacagattgagacaacaaccaggaaacaagcaagaccagagactgcaatcaaatgtaacgacatcttcaaacccttaactggacaagacaaacgtatcagaactgtgctgacaaagggagtcgctggcattggaaaaacagtctctgtgcagaagttcattctggactgggctgaaggaaatgcaaatcaggatgtccaatttgtattttcattcccttttcgtgaactgaatttgatgaaaggcgacaaacacactttcattgaacttctcaatcacttctcaatggaaaccaaactATCAAGAATCTCCAACTAcgacaagtacaaagttctgttcatctttgatggtctggatgagtgccgactgcccctagacttccagaagaacaagatctgttgggacgtcacagagtcaacctcagtggatgttctgctgacaaatctcatcaggggaaatctgcttccctctgctctcctctggataactacccgacctgcagcagccaataagatcccttcagggtgtgttgaccaggtgacagaggtacgagggttcaatgacccacagaaggaggagtacttcaggaagagattcagtgatgaggacatggccagcagaatcatctcacacataaagacatcaaggagcctccacatcatgtgccacattccagtcttctgttggatttctgcaacagtccttgaacacatgctgaaacataagagagaagagatgcccaagactctgactgagatgtacacacaccttgtggagtttcataccaaacagaagaccgaaaagtatcttgggaaagaagagacaggtccacactggaataaagagagcattctgtcactgggaaaactggcttttcaacagcttgtgaatggcaatctgattttctatgaagaagacctgaaagaggctggcattgatgtgaatgaagcctcagtgtactcaggattgtgcacacagctctttaaagaggaatgtgggctgtaccaggacaaggtgtactgctttgttcatctgagcattcaggagtttctggctgctgtatatgtgttcctctcattcatcaacaacaatgagaatctaatggacAAACTGCAAACAAAAGACAATACTGAAGTTACTgtctacaagagtgctgtggataaagccttacaaagtgagacaggaaacctggaccttttcctccgcttccttctgggcctctccatggagtccaatcagaagcacttacgaggtctactgacaaagacaagaatcagctcacagagccatgaagaaacagtcaagtacatcaaggagaagatcagggagaatccctctccagagaggagcatcaatctgttccactgtctgaatgaactgaatgaccattctctagtggaggagatccaaagatacctgagatcaggaagtctctctagacccaaactgtcacctgcacagtggtcagctctggtctttgtgttgctgacttcagaaaaggagctggatgtgtttgacctgaagaaatactccagatcagaggaaggtcttctgaggctgctgccagtggtcaaagcctccagagctgttct gctgtcaggctgtggagtcacagaggaaggctgtgcttctctggtctcagctctgaggtcaaacccctcacacctgagagagcttgatctgagtaacaatgacctgaaggattcaggagtgaagctgctctctgctggactggggaatctccactgtaaactggagactctgag gctgtcaggctgtctagtcacagaggaaggctgtgcttctctggtctcagctctgaggtcaaacccctcacacctgagagagctggatctgagtaacaacgACCTGAGTGATTCCGGAGtggagctgctctctgctggactggggaatccccactgtaaactggagactctgag gctgtcaggctgtctagtcacagaggaaggctgtgcttctctggtctcagctctgaggtcaaacccctcacacctgagagagctggacctgagctataatcacccaggagactcaggagtcagactgctctctactggactggaggatccacactgcagactggagaaactcaa tgtggaacatggtggagagaacagaatgaaacctggacttagaaaat atgtctgtgatctcacactggacctaaacacagtaaacagactcctctctctgtctgaggtgaacagaaaggtgacatgtagGACAGAagagcagccgtatcctgatcacccagagagatttgaggactgtggacaggtgctgtgtagagagggtctgactgggcgctgttactgggaggtagagaggagtggagaggctgttataggagtgacatataaaggaatcaacAGAAGAGGAAGGGGTAGGGACTGTTGGCTTGgatacaatgacaagtcctggagtctgttctgctctgacaacagttACTCTGCCTGTCACAATAATATTAccactaccatagacgtcccctcctccagctcccacagagtaggagtgtatctggactggccagccggcactctgtccttctatagagcctcctctgacacactgacccacctgatcacattcacctccacattcactgagcccctctatccagggtttagggTTTGGTGGGATGAAGGCGACTCAGTGTCCCTCTGTCAgtga